DNA sequence from the Centropristis striata isolate RG_2023a ecotype Rhode Island chromosome 17, C.striata_1.0, whole genome shotgun sequence genome:
ACATTgtctcatttaatgttttttttattattaattattattattttcaacattgtagattaacatttaaaaaaatcagaactatgatggaacacatatggaattatgtcacaagcaaaaatgtgttgatcaaagaatgttttatattttagattcttcaaagtgccaccttttgctttgatgttttcaaacacattaagaagccACTAATTATAGTATTGAGGGAAGCATTGAACATTATAAGACAGATAAATTCTGAagtaactttgattttgatgaaatactatgaaactgatattgatgaaattctgaaactgctatttgtttatgtatttatttattttgttcttatgTCCTTCCTGGTACCTAATATGACGACCCacagaaatgaataaaataaaattcaaaaaaaaaaaaaaaaaaagccactaaTTAACTCTTAACGAGGCGCACTTGTTAACTGGAAACCATTACAGGTGAGCAGCTCATGAATCTGACCGAGAGAATAATACAAGTGagcaaagctgtcatcaaagcaaaataatctaaaatataaaatatattattgttttatattattgatgattgatgaccaactcagcTTTTCCAGTCACGTCACCTCAGTTGCCCGGTCATGCTGTTTTGCACTTTACAAcgtcagaaaaatcagaccttacctaactcaacatgccactcaactcttgacacaagctgtcgtcatctcaaaacttgactactgtaacacCCTTCTGAcgggcctgccagcctgcacagtaaaaccgcttcagatgatccagaacgtggcgcttggtctacaaccagccaaaaaggtcacatgtcacacggctgctcattgagctccactggctaccttttgcggcccgcatcaaattcaaatctctaatgctggcctataAAGTTGTCTCCAGTACTGCACCCAGCTACCTGAACACCCTGATACAGGCATacgctacctcacgaccgttgcgctcttccagtTGGTGGAACCagtaccagttcctaccagagcaggggcgtccctctctacctttaaaaacctcctgaagacccagctcttcagagagcatcttctctcctatcACCACacgacaactctactccttaaagaattgtcactagcacttaattctgcactaatggctcttattgcactgtatcttgattgtttccctttttttcctctaagtcgctttggataaaaaagtgctaaatgactaaatgtaaatgtttgtttaacactttttaaactacatataattattcttttaaagtgtgtcttcagtattaatctacaatgtttaaaataaaataaaaaaactttttattggtAGTggtcaacagactgtaattttgGGAGAGTCTGGAGTCTGTGTGACACATTTTGGGGTTATTACATCCTGTTTAGAGGTTCAACGTGGTTTCTGTGTCATCTTATCTACAGTAATACGCACAAATGTGTCTGTGATGTGCAGTTTGTTGTGACGACTGagcatgttgttgtgtttgtgtgaagatGTGGACTCTGCTATGGATCAgtgtgaggacagagaggagggagtctGTCCCTCTAAAACCACTCTGTGTGTGGAACATGACAGCCAGAGCAAAGCTCAGAGGTGAGATGATGATCTTTAACTGTCCAGGACTCTTCAGCACTCAAATCATTCGACCATCATTGTtcatgctctgtgtgtgtttgcgttgAACAGATCAGACTCTCCTGGAACTggacctgaacccagctgtgtgtccttCAAGAGTGACAACTCCAAACAAGATCCTATTTACTTCAAAGATGGACCCCAAAAGTAATGATTTATCTCACAGTTatcatataaaaacatacatgtcATTATTTGGCAGATATTTTGAATTTGAACGGGGTCAATGCCATCCTAACATAGGGTTCTTAACTTGGGAAAATTAAAACTGAGATAGAATAGGATTTGGAATTGAAGAAGTTATTGTACTGAGGCAACCAAATTAAAATTGTTAGTGACACATCAATTCTTTGTTTTCATCAGGGTCCGTCAGCAGAAACCAGATTCTCCTGATCCCAGCTGTCTGTCCATGAAGAGTCACAAGTCTATTCAAGATCCTATTTACTTCAAAGATGGACACCAAAAGTAATGATTTATCTCACAGTTatcatataaaaacatacatatgtCATTATTTGGCAGATATTTTGAATTTGAACGGGGTCAATGCCATCCTAACATAGGGTTCTTAACTTGGGAAAATTAAAACTGAGATAGAATAGGATTTAGGGTTGAAGAAGTTATTGTACTGAGGCAACCAAATTAAAATTGTTAGTGACACATCAATTCTTTGTTTTCATCAGGGTCCGTCAGCAGAAACCAGATTCTCCTGATCCCAGCTGTCTGTCCATGAAGAGTCACAAGTCTATTCAAGATCCTATTTACTTCAAAGATGGACACCAAAAGTAATGATTTATCTCACAGTTatcatataaaaacatacatatgtCATTATTTGGCAGATATTTTGAATTTGAACGGGGTCAATGCCATCCTAACATAGGGTTCTTAACTTGGGAAAATTAAAACTGAGATAGAATAGGATTTAGGGTTGAAGAAGTTATTGTACTGAGGCAACCAAATTAAAATTGTTAGGGACACATCAATTCTTTGTTTTCATCAGGGTCCGTCAGCAGAAACCAGATTCTCCTGATCCCAGCTGTCTGTCCATGAAGAGTCACAAGTCTATTCAAGATCCTATTTACTTCAAAGATGGACACCAAAAGTAATGATTTATCTCACAGTTATGCATATAAAAACATCAAGcgtcaacatttttttctgtgtaccTTGCAATgtctaaatatatcattttttgtGATTCCATAAGGAGCCAACATGAAAGACCGCAGTCTGctagacctggacctggaccctGCCGTGCAGAGAGTGAGTCGTCTATAGACAGATACATTGACTTCAAAGGTCAATACTCCTGCTCTCCCCATCAGACAGAACTGGACTCCATATTTATGGTGTGTACAAACTAAGCTACTACTGTTAATTACAACAATCACAAAACTAAATACCATTCTGATCCAGTCTCCATGCTACACTCTTCCACATTTAATTCTGTTCCAGCTGCTTGAGGAGAACATTGTCAGTTTTGTGAAGAATGAGCTGAAGAAGTTCAAGAGAGTCCTGAGTCCAGATTACCCAGAATTCTTAGAGAGTCagagggaggatgaggaggtgtTGGACTGTGAGGAtgaagagcagaggaggagcagcataGAGGCATTTCTGAAGATCACCCTGAACTTCCTGAGGAGAATGAACCAGGAAGAGCTGGCTGACTTTCTGCAGAGCAGTAAGAAAATGTTAACTGATTTAACATGAAGGAAACAGAAATGGAGTTGACATTATTCAGGTTTATTGTAGCATCAACTTATTAATTACATCCCATGTTTTTCACCCAGGAactaattctgcagtgtgccaACATAAATTTAAATCCAACCTCCAGAAGAAGTTCCaatgtgtgtttgaggggatcACTAAAGCAGGAAACCAGACCTTTCTGAATCAGATGTACACggagctctacatcacagagggaggggCTGCAGAGGTCAATGAtgaacatgaggtcagacagattgaGACAGCATCCAGGAAACCAGCTAGACCAGAAACAAGAATCAGAcaagaagacatctttaaagcctcaCCTGGAAGAGAAgaaccaatcagaacagtgctgacaaagggcgtggctggcattgggaaaacagtcttaacacagaagttcactctggactgggctgaagacaaaaccTACCAGGACATACActtcacatttccattcactttcagagagctgaatgtgctgaaagagagaaagttCAGCTTGGTGGAACTTGTTCACCACTTCTTTCCTGAAACCAAAGAAgcaggaatctgcaggtttgaagaGTTCCACGTTGTGTTGATCTTTGACGGTCTGGATGAGTGTCGACTTCCtctggacttccacaacactgagatcctgactgatgtcacagagtcaACCTCAGTGGATgtcctgctgacaaacctcatcagagggaaactgcttccctctgctcgcctctggataaccacacgaccggcagcagccaatcagattccTGTTGACTGTGTTGACAtggtgacagaggtcagagggttcactgacccCCAGAAGGAGGAATACTTCAGGAAGAGAGTCACAGATGAGGAGCAGGCCAGCAGAATCATCTCCCACATCAAGACATCacgaagcctccacatcatgtgccacatcccggtcttctgctggatctctgctacagttctggatctgttgaaaaccagagagggaggggagctgcccaagaccctcactgagatgtacatccacttcctggtgGTTCAGTTGAAAGTGAAGAATGTCAAATATCATGGAAATTCTGAGACGGATCCACAGTGGAGTCTAGAGAGCAGGGAGATGATTGAgtctctgggaaaactggcttttgatcagctgcagaaaggaaacctgatcttctatgactcagacctgacagaGTGTGGCATCGATATCAGAGCAGCctcagtgtactcaggagtgttcacacaggtctttagagaggagagtggactgtaccaggacagggtgttctgcttcgtccatctgactgttcaggagtttctggctgctaTTCATGTCCATCGGACCTTCGTTAAATCTGGAGTCAATCTGATGGCAGAAGAACAACCAACATCCCGAGTGTCCAAAGTCGTCAGAGACAAACCGAAAGTAAAGCATCTATACAGGAGTGCTGTGGACAGGGCTTTACAGAGTCCAAATGGacacctggacttgttcctccgcttcctcctgggtctttctcTGCAGACCAATCAAAGACTCCTACGAGGcctgctgacacagacaggaagtagctcaCAGATCAATCAGACTCTCCAACGAGGTCTGCTGACAAAGTCAGGAAGTAGCTCACAGACCAATCAGACTCTCCGACGAGGtctgctgacacagacaggaagtagctcaCAGATCAATCAGACTCTCCGGCGAGGTCTGCTGACAAAGTCAGGAAGTAGCTCACACACCAATCAGGAAACAGTTCAGTACATAAAGGAGAAGATCAGTGAGGATctctctgcagagagaagcatcaacctgttccactgtctgaatgaactgaatgatcgtTCCCTAGTGGAGCAGATCCAACGTTACCTGAGATCAGGGAGTTTCTCTACAGAAAAACTCtctcctgctcagtggtcagctctagtcttcatcttactgtcatcTGAACCTGATCTAGTTgtgtttgacctgaagaaatactctgcttcagaggaggctctactgaagctgctgccagtggtcaaagcctccaacaaagctctgtGAGTGGATTGACCACTAGATTACTGGAAGGTGTTCCTTCCTGTATTTTCAGGAGAGTAGATAAGaagttaatttttgtttttttcttttgtctcaaTAATCCTTTAGCCTGAGTGGTTGTAATCTCTCGGAGAGAAGCTGTaaagctctgtcctcagtcctcagctcccagtcctctagtctgaaAGACCTGGACCTCAGTAACAATGACCTGCAGGACTCAGGAGTGAAGCAGCTATCTGTTGGACTGGAGAGTCCACACTGTACACTGGAAAATCTTTGGTCAG
Encoded proteins:
- the LOC131989863 gene encoding LOW QUALITY PROTEIN: NLR family CARD domain-containing protein 3-like (The sequence of the model RefSeq protein was modified relative to this genomic sequence to represent the inferred CDS: deleted 2 bases in 1 codon; substituted 1 base at 1 genomic stop codon) — translated: MLLEENIVSFVKNELKKFKRVLSPDYPEFLESQREDEEVLDCEDEEQRRSSIEAFLKITLNFLRRMNQEELADFLQSSKKMLTDLTCNLQKKFQCVFEGITKAGNQTFLNQMYTELYITEGGAAEVNDEHEVRQIETASRKPARPETRIRQEDIFKASPGREEPIRTVLTKGVAGIGKTVLTQKFTLDWAEDKTYQDIHFTFPFTFRELNVLKERKFSLVELVHHFFPETKEAGICRFEEFHVVLIFDGLDECRLPLDFHNTEILTDVTESTSVDVLLTNLIRGKLLPSARLWITTRPAAANQIPVDCVDMVTEVRGFTDPQKEEYFRKRVTDEEQASRIISHIKTSRSLHIMCHIPVFCWISATVLDLLKTREGGELPKTLTEMYIHFLVVQLKVKNVKYHGNSETDPQWSLESREMIESLGKLAFDQLQKGNLIFYDSDLTECGIDIRAASVYSGVFTQVFREESGLYQDRVFCFVHLTVQEFLAAIHVHRTFVKSGVNLMAEEQPTSRVSKVVRDKPKVKHLYRSAVDRALQSPNGHLDLFLRFLLGLSLQTNQRLLRGLLTQTGRSSSHTNQETVQYIKEKISEDLSAERSINLFHCLNELNDRSLVEQIQRYLRSGSFSTEKLSPAQWSALVFILLSSEPDLVVFDLKKYSASEEALLKLLPVVKASNKALLSGCNLSERSCKALSSVLSSQSSSLKDLDLSNNDLQDSGVKQLSVGLESPHCTLENLWSVFSCLIKTRFFFLSRFSCILLSVQFAKYCQHGXDFLADNFLNTDLCFSNSSLSGCQISEEGFASLASALSSNHSHLRELDLSYNHPGDREVSLLLARLDDPHWSLDILRVDNGGEHRLKPGVRKFFCELTLDTNTVNRKLRLSDNNRKLTLVRQEWSYPDHPERFDYWPQMLCTDGLTGRCYWEVECRGRVRVAVSYRGISRKGSSDDCVFGNNDQSWSLSSFDGRYSVWHDNKKTDLPIFSASGRVAVYMDCPAGTLSFYRVSSGTLIHLHTFNTTFTEPLYPGFLLLQHDSSVFLCPL